Sequence from the Myxococcales bacterium genome:
CTCCGGATGGCGAACGAGGCCGTAGCAAACGACGCTCCACCCGGCCTCCGGCGGCGTGAGCTTCGACGGCGCGGCGCCCGGCGCCGCATGACGCGCGAGGACGTCGCTGTAGAGGCGAAAGAAGCGGTCGCCGCGGCCGCTCGCCAGGGAGGCTGGGTATCCAAGGAAGGTGCGATGGAGGACGTCGAACCCCGCATCGAAGGCGGCGCGATCCATCGGGTCCTTCGCGAGCTCGAAGTCAAAGACCCTGCGATCGCGGGCGCTTTTCAGATCTCGTTCCGCGGCGCGATCGCACAGCGCAACGCCGAGCCGCTCGTAGGTCGCGAGCATGATCGTGTTCGACTCCGCGCCGCGCGCAATGTCCGCGCCATAGTCGGGAAGGCCGAGGGCGCCCAGGTGGCTCTTCCAAGAAACAAACAGCTCGTTGCCCTCGGCGCCGCGCGCGGCGCGCGCCACCTCCGCCGGGGAGATGTCGCCGAACAGCATCATGTACGACCGCAGGTACGATTCGCCCGCGAGCATGCGGGGCCCGTCCTTGTGCCGGCCGTCGACGAGGCCTTCGTGACCGGGCACGTCGGTGAGTTTGACGGTAGGCGGCTGCGGCGCCGCACCGTCCGTGCCCGGCGCCTGGTAACAGGCGCTAAGCGTCAGCCAGGCCCCCAAGAAGAAGAAGGAGCGTTTCATTGTGCACCTCCCGTGGCATTGGCGTTCTTGTAGGCGCGGGACTTAACGATGGCGCGCACGAGGGCCTTCAAGCGGAAGCCTCCTTGAGCGACACTCGCGCCGAGGGCCGCTTCTTCGGCGGCGGCGAGCCGTCGCCCCACAAGCCCTTCACTGACGGTACGGGCCACACAGGCTGCGAATTCCGGTGCAGCGACGACCTCAGCGGCGAGGCCTTGAGGGCCCTTGGCGACGTTGGTCGGCGAGCCGTAGGCGCCGCGGAGCTGTCCCGATTGGGCGGTGGAGAACGCGGGGTCGTAGAACTTTGCGCAGGCCGGCGACATGACGCCACCGGGCGCCAAAGCGCAGGCTGGGTTGTCCACGGGTGCGGCCAACCAAGAGACGGCGGACTCGCGCGTCCGTGCGAAGAAGGCCGACAGCGGCTCGAGCTTCGCGTGACACGTGGCGCAGCCCGGTCGAATCATCAGGTTTGGCTCGTCACTGGGCACCAGCGCGACCTTGTCGGCGATGAAGTCCTTGCAAAGAAACGCGTTGTAGACCGCGTTGGCTCGACCGCGCCGAGACGCAAACTTCGCCAGGAAGACCGGCATCGTGAGGATCCCCGCGGCCCTCGGGCCCCGATCGGCCACGCGAACCCAGCGGTCCATTTCGTGCGGCAACAGATCGGCCGGAACGCGCTCGGGCTCGACGAGGAACGTCGGCGTCGCGAGCGAAGTCCCGGGCGCGACGGCGCTCTGCTCGGTGCAGCAGTCGGAGCCGGCGACGCCTCGGTAGAATTGCGCGAGGGGCCCATTGATCTCGCCAAAGCGACCCGTCAGCACCTCGCGAAAGTCGCGGTCCTCGGTGAAGATGACGTCGAAGTACCGACGCGCCTCCTCGGCCCACGCGCTCTTCCACCAGTCGCTTTGCGGCGCGCGCGAGACCTCGAAGGGCTCTGCTGGCCCAAGGGGCGCGACCGATGGAAGGACTGCGCCGGCGGGGTCAAGGGAGTGGCCCGCACCGGGCGTACAACGCTCCAGCCCCGTACCGCAGCCGCAGGTCGACGCGAGCCGCGCTCCCGTCTCCGACGAGCAGGCCACCGTGACCGGAGCGCCATTGACCGTGACGACGGCGCTCTCGGCGCGACTCGCCTCCTCTTTGCAGACGTAGACCTCGGTCGTCGCCGTGCCGTCAGCGTCGACGAGCAAGCGCGGATCATTGGCCGCCGTCGCGGGCCCCACCTTGTCTGTCGGCAGGGCCAACAGGTATCGCCTCTCGCTCCCTTGCCACGAGGCGTAGTGCTCCCGCGGCGCGGCGACGCGGTAATCACGATAGAGCCACCAAGGGCGAACCTTCTGGACGCGGCCGTTGAAGGTCGCGCGGGGTACAGCCGTCTTCGGTTCGAGGGGCTCGGGAGCGCGTCCACGGGTGAAGACTTGCCCCGTGTCGGCCTCGCCAAAGCAGAAACGCCGGTCGAACGTCGGCGTGTCGCGGCGCTGCGCAGAGCGCCAATAGACCCAAACGGGCTTCGTCGCGCCGTCGACCTCGCGCACGAGGATCGAGTACCGACGGAGCATCGTCGGCTCCGGCCGAAAGAGGAACGCGTCGGGGACCTCAAGCCGCAGCGCGTCCATGTAGATGCGCTGGAGTCGCTCGCTGTACGCAGCGCCCGAGAGGTGCTGTTCGACAAACGCGTCTTCGTCGAAGCTCGGCGCCTCGAACGCCAGGATCTCCGAGCGTGTGGGAATGCGCCCCTTGAGGTCGATGCTGAGGGCGCGAAAGTAGCGATACTCGTCCGTGGTCTTGGCCGCGTGGGCGACGGTCGGAGCGAGCAGCCCCGCGAGCGCGAAGAGGACGGTGCGTCGAGCTTTCCCCAAGGTAGCCTCCAATGGACACCGTCAAGCGAGCGCCGTGCCCACGCCGATTGGGGCCCCGTTCTCTGAAAATCGCCGAGCGCGGTGCGATCCGTCAGCGGGGGCGCGATCTCCGGGATCGCACCTGCCGATCATGGGGCTCAGACGGGCCACCCGCCGATGTCGGCGCTCCGCGCGTCTATCGACCGCAGCCTATTGGCCGCCCACGCGACGCGCCTTGAGAATCTGAAAGTAACGGCGCGCGACGCCGGCGTGGGCCGCCGCCCGCGCGACGTTGCCCCCGGTGTACGCGAGCATGTGCTCGATGTACCGCCGCTCGAACGCCGCGAGGACCTGCTCGCGTGCCTCGATGAGCGGCAGGTTCCTGGCCAAGATGAGCTCGAGCCACTCGGCCTGCTGCACCGCCGGCGCCTTCTCGCCGGGTCCGGCGGTCTCGTCGTGGAAGCTCAGCGTCGCCAGCTCACCAAGCGCAAGCTGCCTCGCGACGACGTTGCGCAGCTCACGAACGTTGCCGGGCCAGCGCTCCTCCTCCCACGCCGCGAGCAACGGCGCCGGCACCTTCGACATGTCGCCGCCGAGCTCGGTGCAGAAGCGATGCACGAGCAGCGGAATGTCACCGCGTCGCTTGCGGAGCGGTGGCAGCTCGACGCGAGCCACCGCGAGCCGGTGGAACAGATCGTCGCGAAAGCGCCCCGCTTGCACCTCGCGATCGAGGTCGCGGCGCGTGGCGCATAGAAGGCGCACGTCAACTTTGAGCCACTTGTCACCGCCGACGCGCCGCACCTCGGAGCGCTCGATGGCTCGAAGGAGCTTCGGCTGCATCGTAAGGTCGAGATCGCCAATCTCGTCGATCAGCAAGGTACCTCCGTGAGCCTGCTCGAAGACGCCTCGGCGCAGCGCGACGGCGCCCGTGAAGGCACCGCGCTCGTGACCGAAGAGCTCCGACTCGACGAGGTTCGGCGGGACGGCGGTGCAATCGAAGACGATGAACGGTCCTGTCTTGCGCGGGCTCTCCGCATGGATGGACTCGGCGAGCACCTCCTTGCCGGTGCCAGTCTCGCCTTCGATCACGACTGGAACCTGGGCGCGAGCGAGGCGCTCGAGCAACGGGAAGAGGCGCCTCATCTCCCGACTGATGCCGAGGGTCGTTCCGAAGTGCGTGACGGCCGGTAGCGGCTGCGCGCTCGGAGCGCCGCGCTCGACGAAGAGCACGGTGTCGCCCATGCGAAGGTGCTCTCCGCCGTAGACGGAGACCTCGCGAAGGCGCGCGGTCCCGAGCCAGGTGCCGTTCTTCGACGCGAGATCGCTCAGCTCCAGGGCCGGTCCGACGACCTCCGCGGCGGCGTGTCGCCTGGAGACTTGCCGATCGGTGAGCCGGAGCTCGCACGCGGGGCCGGTGCCGATGAGGACGCGGGCCGCCGAGCCGCTCACGACGAACCGCTTGCCCGCGTCGATACCGCTCACCACGTGGATGGTGAACGTCGCGTCGGCCTCGTCGGGCAACCCTTGCAGGCGCGTCTGGAAGGCGGTTGAAAGATCCTCCGGTTCGTCGGAAAACGACGGAAAGCGCTTATCGTCACCGTCGCGGGGCATAAGCCCTGAGTGTGCGAGGTTGCGCCCTTCGAAGCAAGTACGCGACGTTGTGCGCCCTGCGACGCAAGGTCCCGTTCGAAACGCTCACTCGGTTCGCCGCCCCTTCGGTACGCCCCATAGTCGCCTCATGGCGCACGAGGCAGAGGTGGAGGTCTTCTACGACGGGGATTGCCCGCTCTGCATGCGCGAGATCCGCATGCTGAAGCGGCGCGACGCGCGGCGGGCGATCCGATTCACCGACATCGCGGCGCCCGACTTCGACGCGCTCGTGTACGGCCTCACGCAAGCCGACTTCATGGCGAGGATTCGGGGGCGCGATGCGGAAGGCCGCTGGCTGGAGGGCGTCGACGTCTTCCGTCACCTCTACCGGGCCGTTGGCTTCCGCCGACTGGTGGCGCTCAGCGAGTGGCCCGGCGTGGCGACGTTGGCGGAGATCGCCTACGAAGCGTTCGCGAAGAACCGTCTACGCCTGACGGGACGCTGCGAGGCGGACGCCTGCACGCCGCCGGCTCGCGTCACCTAGAAGTCCCGTGACGGCCTCGCCTCCGGCCCGCCCTCTCCAGCCTGCCCTGGCGTGACGAACGGTGCGCTTCGTTCTACGTTTCGTGGATGCGCCGGGCGGGGTGGATCAGCGGCGCCGTTCTCGCGGCCCTCGCGGCGTGCTCGTACGAACTGGGGGGCGAGGGCGACGTAGCTGTCCTTGACGCCAGCGTCACGGGACCGAACGCAGAGTCCCAAGACACGGCTTCACCCAAAGAAGCTCCCGCGGTCGATGCGGGCGGGGACGGGGGCGCGGAGGAGCTCATCGTCGACGAGTTCGACGACCCGGCGCTCGTCGATGACACCAAGTCGGTCGGGTATGTCGTAGCCGGCGGCGCGCTCGCCATGAAGAGTTCCATCGAACGGGGCACGGGCGCCGATGGCGCATGCGTCGTCACGGGCACCATCGATCTGACTGCGACGACTTGCGTCGGTCGCCCGGGTCCCGACGTGATCATCTACGCTGCGAGCCAACCCATCGCCGCACAAGCGGACACGATCTCCATCGGCGGCATGACCGCGGGCCTCGCAGCCGGTGACGAGATCGTGATCCTCGACATGCAAGGCCCCACGGCGGGCCGCGCTGAATTTCGTCGCGTCGCGAGCGTCACGAGCGTGGGCCTTTCAACGACAACTCCCCTGTCCTTTCCTCACGGTGCGGCCGACCGCCCCGCCGTGCAACGAGTCCCGAACTACGCGTCGTTCGCCGTCGCTGGCGGCGGCCGCGTCGTTGCACCCGCGTGGGACGGAACGCGTGGCGGCGCGCTCGTTGTTCGCGTTCGAGACGCGGCGACGATCGCGGGCGCCCTCGACGCCAGCGGCGCCGGCTATCGGGGCGGGGCGCGACCGGGCAACAACACCAACGCCGACGGCTTCGTGGGCGAGTCGGCGCTCCCCGGCTTCGGCTCGCTGCGGACGGCCGCACCCAACGGCGGCGGCGGCGGCGCCGGTCGCGGCGATCCATGCGGCGGTCGTGGCGTCGGGGCCGGCGGCGGCGGCCACGGCACCGTCGGTGGGACGGGCGGCGACGTCGCGTGCGGAGGCCAAGGCGGCGCGGTCTTCGGGGGCGCCGACAGGCTCTCGCTTGGCGGTGGCGGCGGCTCCGGCGGCAACGACAACACACTCGGAAACAATCCCGTGGGCGGAGCCGGCGGCAGGGGCGGCGGCGCGATCTTTCTCGAAGCCGACACAGTTACCTTCACGGGGCTCGTCTTGGCCAACGGCACCGCCGGCCAAGGCGACGCGCCGCCATGCCCCGGAACGTCGAGTTCGACCGCGATGTGTTGGGACTTCTCCGGCCCCGGCGGCGGCGGCGCCGGTGGCGCCATCTGGCTCCGCGGCACGACGGTTCACGCGGGCAGCGCTCTCGTGCGCGCCAGCGGCGGCAGCGCTGGCATCGGCGTCGGCAACAACGGCGGCGTGGGCGGCGCCGGTCGGGTGACGATCGCCGCCGAAACGCTCACCGGCACGACCGTTCCCACGGCGACCATCGGCGGCGTCTATCCCGCAGCGAGCACGGTCGTTTCGAAGGATCTGCTCCTTGGGCGGAAGGCCGTGCAAGCGTTGGTGAGCTTAGCGGTCGACGTCGCCCACCGACCGTCTGCAACGAAGGTCAAGGTATCGGTCAGCACCGACGGTACATCTTGGTACGGCGCGATGCCGCCAAACGCCGACACGCTGGAGGACGGCACCACGACGGTTCCGCTCGACGTCCCCGTGGGGGCGTCGCTCTTCTATCAGCTTCGTTTCGAGGGGGATCAACACGCGACAGCGCGGGTCGAGCGCGTCAGGGTCATCGTGCGCCGGTGAGCGCGCCGATAGGACGTGGTGTCACGCGATGCGCTCGCGATGCAGCGAGGATTCGCTGGCACCGAGATAGAGCACGCGGCGTTCGTCCGCGATGCCGGCGCCGGGGCACACCTCCTGCGCGAGCTTGGTGCGCACGATGAGGCGGCCGAGGTTCCACCCGCGCACGCGACCTCGAAGCGCGAAGCCAACGTTCGCGTGGGCTCGGAGCGAGGCCACGTTGGTCCACGAGACGTCGGAGAAGAACCGGCGGCGCT
This genomic interval carries:
- a CDS encoding DUF393 domain-containing protein, yielding MAHEAEVEVFYDGDCPLCMREIRMLKRRDARRAIRFTDIAAPDFDALVYGLTQADFMARIRGRDAEGRWLEGVDVFRHLYRAVGFRRLVALSEWPGVATLAEIAYEAFAKNRLRLTGRCEADACTPPARVT
- a CDS encoding sigma-54-dependent Fis family transcriptional regulator, with protein sequence MPRDGDDKRFPSFSDEPEDLSTAFQTRLQGLPDEADATFTIHVVSGIDAGKRFVVSGSAARVLIGTGPACELRLTDRQVSRRHAAAEVVGPALELSDLASKNGTWLGTARLREVSVYGGEHLRMGDTVLFVERGAPSAQPLPAVTHFGTTLGISREMRRLFPLLERLARAQVPVVIEGETGTGKEVLAESIHAESPRKTGPFIVFDCTAVPPNLVESELFGHERGAFTGAVALRRGVFEQAHGGTLLIDEIGDLDLTMQPKLLRAIERSEVRRVGGDKWLKVDVRLLCATRRDLDREVQAGRFRDDLFHRLAVARVELPPLRKRRGDIPLLVHRFCTELGGDMSKVPAPLLAAWEEERWPGNVRELRNVVARQLALGELATLSFHDETAGPGEKAPAVQQAEWLELILARNLPLIEAREQVLAAFERRYIEHMLAYTGGNVARAAAHAGVARRYFQILKARRVGGQ